In Lytechinus variegatus isolate NC3 chromosome 12, Lvar_3.0, whole genome shotgun sequence, a single window of DNA contains:
- the LOC121425088 gene encoding low-density lipoprotein receptor-like, with amino-acid sequence MHVMDLDHLLVIVSTFAVFQCVQALPRNEILVSDNCDVLIKAGFDVFRCTTSAYADRAECVPRGHRSGGRMRLRRPGSFDPMNRVCDSKLDCKDGSDEMLNECTKLHKEYCVNELEKEVDGEFLDSFHCYDEGDVEGPASLCVSECQMCDGVRDCPNGADELDANCQKMRPMPFACELF; translated from the exons ATGCACGTCATGGATTTGGATCACTTACTCGTCATTGTCTCGACGTTCGCTGTTTTCCAGTGCGTACAAGCGTTACCCCGAAATGAAATACTCGTTAGTG ACAACTGCGATGTCCTGATCAAAGCCGGTTTCGACGTCTTCCGATGTACGACCTCCGCGTATGCTGATCGGGCGGAATGCGTACCCCGCGGTCATCGATCTGGTGGGCGAATGCGTCTTCGACGACCAGGAAGCTTCGATCCTATGAACCGAGTTTGTGATTCGAAATTAGACTGCAAAGACGGTTCTGATGAAATGCTCAACGAATGTACTAAATTGCATAAAG AATACTGTGTCAACGAGCTGGAGAAGGAGGTCGATGGCGAGTTTCTTGATTCTTTCCATTGCTACGACGAGGGTGACGTTGAGGGGCCGGCGTCGCTCTGCGTCTCCGAGTGTCAGATGTGCGACGGCGTCAGGGACTGCCCGAACGGCGCCGATGAACTGGATGCCAACTGCCAAAAGATGAGACCAATGCCATTTGCGTGTGAATTATTCTAG